A genomic window from Brachyspira sp. SAP_772 includes:
- the speB gene encoding agmatinase: MNNQPNIFMALDSSFEESSIVLFGAPYDGTVSYRPGTRFAPQSIRQESFGIETYSPYQEKDLEDLKVFDYGDLELPMGNREKALDIIYKTTKEITDNNKIPFMIGGEHLVTLPAFKAVLEKYNDLVLIQFDAHADLRNDYLGEELSHACVMQRCYQIMKSKELYQFGIRSMTKEEHNFANKHTVLEKFSANTVLEAKEKIKDKPVYITIDLDVLDPSIFSGTGTPEPGGLTYKELQKAILDMRGLNIVGLDVNELSPDYDHSKVSTITACKVIRELLMIV; this comes from the coding sequence ATGAATAATCAGCCTAATATATTTATGGCACTTGATTCTAGTTTTGAAGAAAGCAGTATAGTTTTGTTCGGTGCTCCCTATGACGGCACGGTGAGCTATAGACCCGGTACAAGGTTTGCTCCTCAGTCTATAAGACAAGAATCTTTCGGAATAGAAACTTACTCTCCATATCAAGAAAAAGATTTAGAAGATTTGAAAGTTTTTGATTATGGTGATTTAGAGCTTCCAATGGGAAACAGAGAAAAGGCACTTGATATAATATACAAAACAACTAAAGAAATAACTGATAATAATAAAATACCATTTATGATAGGCGGAGAACATCTTGTAACATTGCCTGCATTTAAGGCTGTATTAGAAAAATATAATGATTTGGTGCTTATACAATTTGATGCTCATGCTGATTTAAGAAATGATTATTTAGGAGAAGAATTAAGTCATGCATGCGTAATGCAAAGATGCTACCAAATTATGAAGTCAAAAGAATTATATCAATTTGGAATAAGGTCTATGACTAAAGAAGAACATAACTTTGCAAATAAGCATACTGTGTTAGAAAAGTTTTCAGCAAATACTGTGCTTGAAGCAAAAGAAAAAATAAAAGATAAACCAGTATACATAACTATAGACCTTGATGTATTAGACCCCTCTATATTCTCTGGAACAGGCACTCCTGAACCGGGCGGATTAACATATAAAGAATTACAAAAAGCTATACTTGATATGAGAGGCTTAAATATAGTAGGTTTAGATGTTAATGAACTTTCTCCAGATTATGACCATAGCAAAGTATCAACTATAACAGCTTGTAAGGTGATAAGAGAATTATTAATGATAGTATAA
- the speE gene encoding polyamine aminopropyltransferase — translation MDLWYTENHTEEVKFSIKVEKQLYSAQTNFQRIDVFESKEFGKFFTLDGLIMVTEKDEFIYHDMIVHIPMASNSNIKNVLVIGGGDGGTVRELTRYKTIEKIHMVEIDEQVVETCKKYFPTTTSGLSDKRVTLYFQDGLKFVRDAKEGEYDLIIVDSTDPFGPGEGLFTKEFYGNCHKALSKDGILVNQHECPYYSDYAYNMQRAHRNIYETFNIAKVYQVHIPTYPSGHWLFGFASKTIDPIKDLKEEEWLKHNLDTKYYNLDIHKGCFALPTYVKKLLEESHHE, via the coding sequence ATGGATCTTTGGTACACAGAAAATCATACTGAAGAAGTAAAATTTTCAATAAAGGTAGAAAAACAATTATATTCTGCACAAACTAACTTTCAGAGAATAGATGTATTTGAATCAAAAGAGTTTGGAAAGTTCTTTACATTAGACGGCTTAATTATGGTAACTGAAAAAGATGAGTTTATTTATCATGACATGATAGTGCACATACCTATGGCAAGCAATAGCAATATTAAAAATGTATTGGTTATAGGCGGAGGAGACGGAGGCACTGTAAGAGAATTAACACGCTACAAAACTATAGAAAAAATACATATGGTAGAAATAGATGAACAAGTTGTAGAAACATGCAAAAAATATTTTCCTACAACAACTTCAGGATTAAGCGATAAAAGAGTTACATTATATTTTCAAGACGGACTTAAATTTGTAAGAGATGCTAAAGAAGGAGAATACGATTTAATAATAGTAGATTCAACAGACCCATTCGGACCGGGAGAAGGATTATTTACAAAAGAGTTTTACGGCAATTGTCATAAAGCATTAAGCAAAGACGGAATATTAGTAAATCAGCATGAATGTCCTTATTACAGCGATTATGCTTATAATATGCAAAGAGCTCATAGAAACATATATGAAACTTTTAATATAGCTAAAGTTTATCAAGTACATATACCAACATACCCAAGCGGACATTGGCTTTTCGGATTTGCTTCAAAAACTATAGACCCTATAAAAGACCTTAAAGAAGAAGAGTGGCTAAAACATAATTTAGATACTAAATATTATAATTTAGATATACATAAAGGCTGTTTTGCTTTACCTACTTATGTAAAAAAATTATTAGAGGAATCTCATCATGAATAA
- a CDS encoding aminotransferase class I/II-fold pyridoxal phosphate-dependent enzyme produces the protein MNNQKRTPIVDALNKYRKKRIVSFDVPGHKQGKSTKVLANILGEKCVHIDYNSSKPLDNATHPIGIIKEAQELMAEAFKAKESFLMVGGTTSAVQAMIFTACKHGDKIILPRNVHKSAINALVLCGAIPIYVNPGVNKELGISLGMSVEDIKKAIEKHSDAKAIFINNPTYYGICSDLKKIVKLAHEKGMMVLADEAHGTHFYFGENLPITAMEAGADMSCVSLHKTGGSLTQSSVLLINDNVNGNHVRQIINLTMTTSPSYILMSSLDIARSELAINGKEIFKTVVNMADYARKEINKIGDYYAFGEEIVNNNDVYAFDNTKLCIHTRKIGLAGIEVYDKLRDEYNIQIEFGDIGNILAIISVGDRTLELERLIAALAELKRKYKKDYTHLFDHEYINPIVKYSPQKAFYSNKHSVLLDNSAGKTSAEFVMAYPPGIPIIAPGEEITEEIITYIKYAKEKGCVMQGTEDIELNNIQIMEE, from the coding sequence ATGAATAATCAGAAAAGAACCCCTATTGTTGATGCATTAAATAAATACAGAAAAAAACGTATAGTAAGTTTTGATGTTCCGGGACACAAACAGGGCAAAAGCACAAAAGTTCTTGCCAATATTTTAGGAGAGAAATGCGTGCATATAGATTATAATTCATCAAAGCCCTTAGATAATGCAACTCACCCTATAGGAATAATAAAAGAAGCTCAAGAGTTAATGGCTGAAGCATTTAAGGCTAAGGAATCTTTTTTAATGGTTGGAGGCACCACTTCAGCTGTACAGGCTATGATATTTACTGCGTGTAAGCATGGAGATAAAATAATACTTCCGAGAAATGTTCATAAAAGTGCTATAAACGCTTTAGTGTTGTGCGGGGCTATACCTATATATGTAAATCCGGGAGTTAATAAAGAATTAGGCATATCTCTTGGAATGAGTGTAGAAGATATAAAAAAAGCAATAGAAAAACACTCTGATGCTAAGGCTATATTTATTAATAACCCAACCTATTATGGAATATGTTCTGATTTAAAGAAAATAGTAAAATTGGCACATGAAAAAGGCATGATGGTTTTGGCAGATGAAGCCCATGGAACACATTTTTATTTTGGGGAGAATCTTCCTATAACTGCTATGGAGGCAGGAGCTGATATGAGCTGTGTAAGTCTTCACAAAACAGGAGGCTCTCTCACTCAATCATCTGTACTTTTAATAAATGATAATGTAAATGGAAATCATGTAAGACAAATAATAAATCTCACTATGACTACAAGCCCTAGTTATATACTTATGAGCAGTTTGGATATAGCAAGAAGCGAATTAGCAATTAATGGAAAAGAGATTTTTAAAACAGTTGTAAATATGGCTGATTATGCTAGAAAAGAAATAAACAAAATAGGCGATTATTATGCTTTTGGGGAAGAGATAGTAAATAATAATGATGTATATGCTTTTGATAATACAAAACTTTGCATACATACCAGAAAAATAGGACTCGCTGGAATTGAGGTATATGATAAGCTTAGAGATGAATACAATATACAAATAGAGTTTGGAGATATTGGAAACATTTTAGCTATAATATCTGTAGGCGACAGAACTCTTGAATTAGAACGCTTAATTGCGGCTTTGGCAGAATTAAAAAGAAAATATAAAAAAGACTATACTCATTTATTTGACCATGAATATATTAACCCAATAGTAAAATATAGTCCTCAAAAAGCTTTTTATAGTAACAAGCATTCTGTGTTATTGGATAATTCAGCAGGAAAAACTTCGGCTGAATTTGTTATGGCATATCCCCCGGGAATACCTATAATAGCACCCGGTGAAGAAATTACAGAAGAGATAATCACTTATATAAAATATGCAAAAGAAAAAGGCTGTGTAATGCAAGGCACAGAAGATATAGAATTAAATAATATACAAATAATGGAGGAATAA
- the speD gene encoding adenosylmethionine decarboxylase: MPDKIKLYGFNNLTKSLSFNIYDVCYAKTEQEQMKYIDYIDEQYNSKRLTEILCNVTNLIGAHILNISKQDYDPQGASVTILISEEPLKDTLLDETCNKGNIPFVEKETVCAHLDKSHITVHTYPEYHPNKSISSFRVDIDVSTCGKISPLKTLNYLIQCFDSDIISIDYRVRGFTRTVDGKKCFIDHKITSIQDYISEEIQEKYDAHDVNIYGSNIFHTMMIIKELNLSNYLFGKDVNEFTPKERLKISNDLREEMIEIYSGTNIYDNE; encoded by the coding sequence ATGCCAGACAAAATTAAACTATATGGGTTTAATAATCTCACAAAAAGTTTAAGCTTCAATATCTATGATGTATGCTATGCTAAAACGGAACAGGAACAAATGAAGTATATAGATTATATTGATGAGCAATATAATTCTAAAAGACTTACAGAAATTTTATGCAATGTAACCAATTTAATAGGTGCTCATATTCTAAACATATCAAAACAAGACTATGACCCTCAAGGTGCAAGCGTAACTATACTTATTTCTGAAGAGCCTCTAAAAGATACTTTATTAGATGAAACATGCAACAAAGGAAATATCCCATTTGTAGAAAAAGAAACAGTATGTGCACATTTGGATAAAAGCCATATCACAGTTCACACCTACCCCGAATATCACCCCAACAAAAGCATATCATCATTTAGAGTTGATATTGATGTGTCTACCTGCGGTAAAATATCTCCGCTTAAAACTCTTAATTATCTTATTCAATGTTTTGATTCTGATATAATATCTATAGACTACAGAGTAAGAGGTTTTACTAGAACAGTAGACGGCAAGAAGTGTTTTATAGACCACAAAATAACAAGCATACAAGATTATATAAGCGAAGAGATACAAGAGAAGTATGATGCTCATGATGTTAATATATATGGTTCTAATATTTTCCATACTATGATGATAATTAAAGAATTAAATTTAAGTAATTATTTATTTGGAAAAGATGTTAATGAATTTACTCCAAAAGAGAGATTAAAAATATCGAATGACCTTCGTGAGGAGATGATAGAAATATATTCAGGAACAAATATATATGACAATGAATAA